The stretch of DNA aatagtagtCTCCGCACTATTTTTCAGCAAATAAGTGATTTGTCAGTAGTTTTAAAAACAGAGCAcataaaatactttatttttacaGCACCCACATATATAAATGGCCAAAATGTATTTTTATctcaagaaaaacaaagaaagatgCACGATACACTGAATACATCAATAGTTGGATTAGCACCGCCTGCGAACTCTCCtcattcattaaatatttttacaccTGCAAATTTTATACAGGCAGAAAGATACGTTGGTCCTTCCGGGGTTATATTTACGTTTCCTGCTCAAGTCGTTCGTCCTTCGATAGGAGCTCCTGGATTACCTCAACCATGGTCAGTACAATAAAGTTTGTTTTATCAAAAATATGTGTCGtgtcgagagagagagagagagagagagagagagagagagaaagtaCATAATAATATGTTTTAAGAACCGCTATACCTCCATTATATGTAGCAATATTAAACCACTTAGTGTTTTTTACAGTTATCCGTGCATGGCAAGACCATGTCCCAACCCAATAATGCCGACGGTCAATTATCCTGCCCCAACTACCCCTCAAGCACCAATCGATTCAGTTCCACCAGCGATGTATCCCCAAATGCCCCAAATGAATCAAGAGCAGCTTTCCCAGAATCCGTTTTTCTTGCAAAACCAGCCACTTCCATTCCACTATGATAAAGCTACGACTTCCTTCGATTTGTTGCCAGGAAATACGCAAGTACCTGGTTGTAGTATGTATTAAGAACTCATATTATGACAGATTTATATTAATTAACAATGATTTTTTTAAGGAGGTGCTCCTGATTTAAGAAATATTTCCGGTGTAGTGTACCAGCAGGCGCAATTAGCAGGTATTGTAAATACGTCACAAATATCTAAGGAAAACAACTAttgttcctgttttttttttcaataaaactttTCAATAGAAACTTGTTCTCCGCAAATGAAGATGTCAAAAACGAAAATCTGCGCTGAAAACTAAGTGTGAACGTGTTCGGAAGAAAAGGGACGCATAACGCGCTATCTCTTCTCCCCACGTTGGTACACTCTGTACAACAAGTTTACAGAGTGTGAGCTTAATTTGTAAAGAAGGTTATTAAGTGTTGTTATGTGTTGTGACGATGCATTTCCGTAATTATTGTATAACAATAAAGTTAccatccacaaggaaactaagttcctgtatttggctgtataccatatattaaaaaattttttgaataaaatcctttataaaaaggtatataaaaaacccagttgggctatgttgaattgacaaaacgttttcggaataagtattccatcatcagtgtctcgttaatacatggatgtagccactaaatatgtgggtaaaaaccctttaaaaattattaaatgaaattcagtttacattatgtctaatttacagttaagatggtaaagttaccgttggattggtaacatggcgacatatgactctacattaagttgcatgtcctgagacggtatgtctacgagtagacataccgtctcaggacttgcaacttaatgtagagtcatatgtcgccatgttaccaatccaacggtaactttaccatcttaactgtaaaattagacataatgtaaactgaatttcatttaataatttttaaagggtttttacccacatatttagtggctacatccatgtattaacgagacactgatgatggaatacttattccgaaaacgttttgtcaattcaacatagcccaactgggttttttatatacctttttataaaggattttattcaaaaaattttttttaataaagttaccGTTAAATATGATGTGATATACATTATTCTAAATGTACAAACGTGTGGTCTACTaacaattttacttttaaataaaaattactttggaaaaaatataagttgactacacaaaaaacttgagataatttaatttttaacttaccACAAAAGACGAGATTAATTAGTGGCGAGTAGAATTGCTATCTGTTTTGTCTCATAGTTTTTTATTCGTACTATCTCTGGTTACCTGTAGTATAGATTTTTGATTAGAGTAATATCCTTAGGATCTaggtttatgtattttagtgcGTGTAAAGGTTTATGGTGTTGGTCGCGGTCAAACCcttttttgggcagtcgccacatttcgCCACAGTcgccaaaaacttacattggtcaaacaggtagaaattttaataaacgaatagcagaacataaaagggctttcaataatagaaaaacagattctacatacgcacttcaccttctagatcataatcattcttttaatgacgaatttaaaattctacacattcaaaataaagaccttaagctatctttgttagaatctatggaaatcaacaaattaaaaaacacagatataattctgaatgaccagcttgagacaaacagttctcccctcctcaacctatttcattagagactataaagtgtaaacccatgccaaaaacagatcactttagaaaggcaatcagccgaaacagctgtagtgataagaatttaaaataaattttgtggaagttttgaaaacaaagttttcagtgttttattgttacataaaatgaatttccattaagtaacggtcgaatccatcaattatacaTATTACTTTATATcccttttcatttttataatctaaaattatttatcTGATGCTTTATGCTTAAATGCTTTTTCTATAAACAAAGACTCTTTTAtatacttttatttatatatacaataaatattttgaattttcaaattttgtcctTTTTAGATTATCACACTCGAACTGCTGGAACATTACAAAATACTAATTACGGATTATTTTCTGACATGTCCCCAGATCCTTGCCGCTATTCTGTGAGTATAATTTTCATTGTATAGTTTAGATTTTAGAATAAGGTAATTCTAATAGTGCTTTTTTCTATTAGAAATTAAATGCTTATAAAAACTCCTGCTTATAAAAAAGATGGTTAGCAATGacttcaaaaaatatttaaaactccacATGCGTGGTGTTTTACTAGCTGCTGAACTTTGGCATTTAAATTCTGCTTCTACAACCTCTCACGGGAATACGAATATACAGTATGGtgcaaatgaaaataataaaatcgtTATTTCGTAAGCTGGCGACTTTAAAGAAAAACCCTGAAAccggtcgatttttatttttaaacataaggataagtacctttttatttttgacatcGTCTATGTGagccagtggcgcacccagaattagTCTGaggggggttttgaaatttttttatgctatctccattttgagtcccaaaaatttgggttttagtttaatttaaagtactaaagatagcagtgccaaagattcaggtatctattatcctgcctaccaactaaaaccaccccctcTTACTTCTGCGCAGTtaactgtcgcacgtaccgtactcctaAAGTGTTACtttaaaatgacacaagaaaTGTTCTTgtgttgttttaaaataattactatttaatgggaataagccacaattgaggTTAAAATAAGATTAtagacgtttgacattaatccaacttgtaaatacaatacattttgaagacgggAATACGACGATAGCCGTATTCCCGTtttcctccgccaatcctcccggtccaaggcatgctcctcctccaaacttctcgattccatcgctcttctaattccttcattcaaTAAGCGTCGAGTCCATTCATTTCATTCCATTTgtaaagtttttggggccaacgttcgtcaggcattctcaataagtgtccaaaccattttgaacctcttctttctattctgtcaatgaccgtttctgtagcattcatgttatttcttatagattcgttggtcttcctttcctgccttgatgttctagcacttcttctcgaataatccatttcaactgccaacaatcttctcttcaggtctgcattaattgtccatacttgaGAGCCTTAagaaagaactgattcaaccatggtttgccctattctttttttgtccTTTTGGAAATGTAAtggaaatacaaacattagtgtttgtattttgagaacgatttccgaagtggaaattgaaacgttaataaacgtattttaacctttaattgtggcttattcccatttaaatagtaattaatttaaaatgccacaagaaaatagcttcagaacaatagaaaaaaaaagatcaATCCTCTATAGGTACTTATTCGTAAATCGTatattaaagattttttattattgtgtatttacatAAATTGGTGAAAGATGCCCATAAATATTTTAGCAACGAAGACTAAGACTGAAGGCAACAGCAATCCATCCTCAACAGCATGTAGCTGATATCCTGGACAAACCGGCTAGCTTTTCAGATGACCAGGCAAAGAAAACCGTAACATTCGCTAGTTGTACGCAGGTAGACACAGCAGAAAAATCGGAACAAGTTTGGTTCCCTTGTTTCTGCCCTAAAGGTAAGCCaccagttttttcttttttgcaacatttttaaataaaacgagcggttcgaatttatataaatatatttatttataagtttacagctcGATAGTATCTTAACCACTAAAACTACCTCAATCATCGTTACTTATATATAAAAGTCACTATGTACTAGAACATTCTGGAGTAGCCCACCTCTAATCCGCCTATTTGATGGATGGATCTCTCTCGCGCTCGATACATCGCCGGAAACTTTCCGAacagaacagaggcaggtgtcaggcagggctgcataatctcgccaactctgtttaatatctacagcgaacacattatgcgaaaggtactagacggatggaagggtggaatatcagtaggaggtcaaaaaatcagtaacttgagatgTGCTggtgacactttaataatcgcggcaaatcaagaagaaatggaagacataatgagatgtctggaggagaaaagcaaaacatatggactaaagctaaatatgagtaagacaaagatcatgatagtagacagagctcggaataatcttcaacacattaaagaaattggaggctttgaagtagtaaatagtttcatatacctggggtccataataacaaatgacggagggtgtgatagagagatacgtagaaggttgactattgctattgcaatttggaaaaattctagcataacaatatacacaaaactaaggctggtaagggcacacatttttcccatagccacatatgcattcgaaacgtggacattaaagaaagcggataaaaataaactatcatCGCACTAACAcactggattgatcatcgcactaacgtatcgatattagaacaacttaaagtaaaggatagattgcttaaacaaatacaacagagatatttgcagtattttggacacattgctagaagaacaggtacgatggaaaaactgataggcgagggtagagttgaagaaAAGAGACCTAGGGAAAGATCCCCAAGCCGTtaggtagatcaaacaaaaatattgattaaccaagggttacaagAAGCCGAACAACTAGTCCAGGACAGGGAAGAATGGagagaaatcgtgaaaaaactgtaaaggcctgatagTGTCACCACAatccaaaagggattaggactgaggaggagtaggttcgccatattttactggagtgtcTTTTATGGAGAGactttaatataaattaataatttaatattaattaatataaattacatAAAGTGAACTTATATGAAAAACTTGTTATCATActtatattccataaatgtactaaGTATGTACAATTGTAAAACTTTAATGTGCTACGTCAATGACCCTTtgaggttgaggcataaataaataaacaaaagatgtcacagtaggcggtacagtagactagcgcgaagctttatactacgttttctatatttttaaaattgaataaagtaattttattatttatttataatttatatttattatatttaattaattcaaTGAATTATTATGTTCGCCAACTGTTGACGTATTAACTTACTTCTAACGTTCTGACAGACGATAAATTCAaacgaaataataaattaaaataaaatataaataattataatttaatagtaaatctaattattgaaaaaactaaataatatgtttaaaaataataattgtatttatatgaaattattttaaaacgggaagtgttaaaaatttaaacaggtcATTCAacgttgttattaatcggatgacagtTATGACTTTAAACTGAATGACAATCGTTTTGAATGGAATCTTTAATtgacaaatattcttttaattttttacttcttatttaatgtctatattttatgAGTTATTTTTtgtgcagtttttaatttaaatctgcttagaataaatatattatgactaacaACGAATTGatggagagtagtgaatcgatgtgaagaaccgctattttatGACGCTACCCTTGACAATGCCATCTTGAGGCGCTAGTTCCGCGACGACGCTTGGGAGCTTGGTTAActaaagaaaaaaagtaatacaacgctagTACAGAAGATTCgcttcagaaaaaaaaaacgggtgtggcagtccagtgggactgccggtggaagttacacttctatacacgcattcgccgttacaaatttatttgggagtcaatctgcacaatcattacatatgtagtgctataggtaagacatagcagaaaaagaaacagaattaataacaactaactaacaattaataaacaacttttgacttataataggagtatagtaaatgaaggattgaatcaatatttttttgaaaatgtatatttttattttcatatatgtaagaaaggagttgaatgcaaaaattttacaCAAACTcagcagtaaaattcattgtttattttgttattaatataataatacaatacaaattaaaatgcaatattcataagtatttaaaaatgacaataatatacataacttttctacttacgcatatatgtttaatttaccatgtaataatattaataaaaaagtcctccccgactgggaattgaaccccggtctcccgcgtgataggcggggatactgactactatactaccgaggacatgacacaaacgtatttcaaaattgacagttctggatcatacagtgatttattgagattattattttgaaatacaaaagactaatataattatgaacatttaataaataatacaaaacatatcacataaataataatattaataaatattttattatatatatataatattatatgtatatatatctttatataatataatattaaattatatatacaaaaggaacatttttatattcgagagaggaagagagagaaaatatatcttctgtctctctcttactcattatcttacatatgtaatgatttcacaggttcactcccatacaaatttccaacgtggagcgcgcgtatagaagtataacttcaattatcttagaaatatttatattaagttttattattgtaatatTTAGTTTATTGCCCTTTTAGATACATTTCTATCCTATGAATTCCAATTATTGACATTAAATTTGTTATAGATAAACCTGATACGAAGTCGAATGAAGTAAGCAGTAATACGGACGAAACTTGTGCAAGTAAAGTAAAAAAGTTTTTTAGAAAATCGCAAAAGAAAGATTCAAATGACAAAATTACTACCGGCAAATCTGAAAAATCGTCTTcaaaaggaagaaataaaaagaaagtaaagaaaacacAACACAAACAGCAATATGAAGATTCTGATTCATATACATCCGATTCAGACGCCTTTTGCAAATGCTAATTACTGGTACTGGTGtattcttgtttttaaatatattataatagacATTTAGTGCACAAATTGGTTAactttataaaacgaaacctttCACTATATAAAtacaactaataataaaaaatgtcgTTGAATGACTTATTTTTCTTCATCAATTCCATAGTTACGGAATGACATGTCCTACACTTCTTGTTTCTTTCGGTTTGCTATTTCGTATTTGTTTAGTTAGTCGATTTTCATTTATTCTATTTACTGTGTTTCCATTTTGTTGTGTATTCTATTTTCTCATTAATGGAGTAGATATTCAGTTCTCTGAACTGACTAGTCTTGTAATGCTCTGTCTGTAATGCACTCTTCTGAGAAATCCCATTTTTCTTGTTTGTATTTTAGCGTTCTCTCTTTGAATCATTACCAGGCTTTCATATAAACATAACAGAGTAGATGTGGCTATGGAATGGCCAAACCTACTCTGTTAAATCTTTCAACTCTGTTGACCCAATAAACCCAAATATCGCGAGCTATAAtggaaaataatttaattgtactACGCtaataagttaaatagtaaatgATTGATAAGTTATTGAATAATAAAAACGAAGGATCTCTGATAATCACGTCAATGTTGGGTGCGGTGTTGTCGCTAGCTGTGGAatactaccaaagaatatagacgcatatgcgtctatattctttgatactacAAAAGTTGAGAAAATAATACCTAGGAAAAGAGGACTAAATCCTTGGCGCTGTGTTTAAATAACAGGAACATCGCAGTCTACTAGTgatgattaatagaaaagaaagaGAACCGCCCCGTTTaggtaataaaaaagtaaaagacaaGACGAATACAAgataaacagaaaaataataacagCCTGTTAAAAGAACTAATATGTATTCGAAATGAAACAAATACTCTTATTGATAATAAAGAATTTAGGGAACATGTACATTTTCAAAAAGGAAAACTGTGCTTCcagaatgaaattataacagaaTAAGAATACTCTAGCCCAAGCTGAATCCAGATTAGagtattttaataaagaaaaacctTTGAGTTGCCGTTT from Diabrotica undecimpunctata isolate CICGRU chromosome 4, icDiaUnde3, whole genome shotgun sequence encodes:
- the LOC140439413 gene encoding uncharacterized protein isoform X2, which codes for MNNYPFLANNTNILDETFYSTTPTYINGQNVFLSQEKQRKMHDTLNTSIVGLAPPANSPHSLNIFTPANFIQAERYVGPSGVIFTFPAQVVRPSIGAPGLPQPCYPCMARPCPNPIMPTVNYPAPTTPQAPIDSVPPAMYPQMPQMNQEQLSQNPFFLQNQPLPFHYDKATTSFDLLPGNTQVPGCRGAPDLRNISGVVYQQAQLADYHTRTAGTLQNTNYGLFSDMSPDPCRYSQRRLRLKATAIHPQQHVADILDKPASFSDDQAKKTVTFASCTQVDTAEKSEQVWFPCFCPKDKPDTKSNEVSSNTDETCASKVKKFFRKSQKKDSNDKITTGKSEKSSSKGRNKKKVKKTQHKQQYEDSDSYTSDSDAFCKC